One genomic region from Zhongshania sp. R06B22 encodes:
- a CDS encoding ATP-binding response regulator, which produces MPDRGSEQILLVDDNPTNLQVLFKTLEGSGYRLLAARDGEAALYTARRARPSLILLDVMMPGMDGFEVCERLKEDPDTADIAVIFLSALTDSQSKVHGLAIGGVDYIAKPFQTDEVLARVRTHIKIQRLERALARRNSELEDENQQILNAVDEGIIGMDVTGRVTSMNAQAAAITGWPASDCVGESFSLLQLFPDDEALNQSLGLLCEGGVGLRKEHVSITTRSGRIAPVAVSGSPRSEGGAVLVLRDISEWLQDQYALEQAREEMDTQRQHLAHIERLSTGGEMAAGIAHEVNQPLTAVTNYARVAQRLLNDLPADKRLKMDDVLTKIATQAERAAAVIQRMRSYVKKPSGGRQVLDLNAVLEDVLALAEVDSRVNSIPVELKAGANLPAIFADEVQLQQVALNLIRNAMESTANAGNSNAVEVSTYLEGGMVCFRVKDFGAGMAPEIEAQLFSPFVSSKEGGMGIGLSVSKSIMQGHGGDIRFQANPDGGAIFSCEFPVHH; this is translated from the coding sequence ATGCCTGATCGAGGCAGCGAACAAATATTGTTGGTTGACGACAATCCGACAAATTTACAGGTTCTTTTTAAAACCCTCGAAGGTAGTGGTTATCGGCTACTTGCAGCGCGCGACGGTGAAGCCGCACTTTACACCGCCAGGCGGGCGCGACCTTCTCTTATTTTACTTGATGTCATGATGCCGGGTATGGATGGCTTTGAGGTCTGTGAACGCCTTAAAGAAGACCCCGATACTGCCGACATTGCGGTGATTTTTTTGTCGGCCTTAACGGATAGTCAGTCCAAAGTGCATGGTTTAGCCATTGGCGGTGTGGACTATATTGCCAAGCCTTTTCAGACCGACGAAGTGCTTGCGCGGGTGCGAACCCACATCAAGATTCAGCGGCTTGAGCGCGCCCTGGCGCGTCGAAATAGCGAATTAGAAGATGAAAATCAGCAGATTTTAAATGCCGTCGATGAAGGTATTATCGGCATGGATGTTACTGGTCGTGTGACCTCAATGAACGCCCAGGCCGCGGCGATTACTGGGTGGCCTGCCAGTGATTGTGTTGGTGAATCTTTCTCTTTGCTGCAATTGTTTCCCGACGATGAGGCCCTGAATCAATCGCTGGGCTTGCTGTGTGAGGGCGGCGTGGGTTTGCGCAAAGAGCACGTTAGCATTACTACTCGCTCCGGTCGTATTGCGCCTGTCGCCGTGAGTGGCTCACCGCGGAGTGAAGGTGGTGCGGTATTAGTTTTGCGGGATATAAGTGAATGGCTGCAAGATCAATACGCGCTTGAGCAGGCCAGAGAGGAAATGGACACCCAGCGTCAGCATTTGGCGCATATAGAACGCCTTAGTACCGGTGGCGAGATGGCGGCGGGGATTGCCCACGAGGTCAATCAGCCACTGACTGCCGTCACCAATTATGCCCGGGTCGCGCAGCGCCTGCTGAATGATTTGCCTGCGGATAAACGTTTAAAAATGGACGATGTGCTCACTAAGATTGCCACTCAGGCTGAGCGCGCAGCGGCCGTTATTCAGCGCATGCGCAGCTATGTTAAAAAGCCCTCAGGTGGTCGCCAGGTGCTGGATTTAAATGCCGTCCTTGAGGATGTCTTGGCGCTTGCTGAGGTCGACTCTAGGGTCAACTCGATTCCTGTGGAACTAAAAGCTGGGGCTAATTTGCCGGCTATTTTTGCTGATGAAGTGCAGTTGCAGCAGGTGGCTTTGAATTTAATTCGCAATGCTATGGAGTCGACCGCCAATGCCGGTAATAGCAACGCAGTAGAAGTCAGTACCTACCTAGAAGGGGGTATGGTGTGTTTTCGGGTCAAAGACTTTGGAGCCGGTATGGCGCCAGAAATAGAAGCGCAATTATTTAGCCCATTTGTGAGCTCTAAAGAAGGGGGTATGGGCATAGGCTTATCGGTGTCTAAGTCGATTATGCAGGGGCATGGTGGCGATATTCGATTTCAGGCCAATCCCGATGGCGGCGCCATTTTTAGCTGCGAATTTCCGGTGCATCACTAG
- a CDS encoding cache domain-containing protein, whose product MRTKRSLVQIYLLSLVALSAIPLAIFGYIWIAKEYESYTEQSEAWRDAYVESRRELLRREVGKAVEYLDYKHKQLNRRLYNDLRQQVAVGITLVEDTRKEFVGESKAEQLTRLRATMASLRFSDNKGFFFLFDDQGRALLPPMDAAAEQRMTDRATVASFSSQIRAALSNKTYDFLEYRFTDQNSDLTPERNFSFVYYYKPLNIYMGASIYLRDELNRLKSEVIERIAAVPIDPDNSILFVVDKDGRQLVNAYDPSNVGSFMPDIVDVSARVGGDEQSLFTELSWLDRDGQKKPVISYIRRFEPWGWVLGSGVFLDELNVKLADERTALQARVKEHILFIVVIAFVLMMFSTIAARWLARRSAAGFHIFQQFFADASKSSTAIEVTRLPFAEFQRLAEDANYMVEQRTETERALKLSERRFQLALDAAQNHLWDLDLQTGLVTVGESFFRLLGYDAPFKPYPVGAFKNIAYGDDLQIIASAVDSWLGLATGNSVEFRVKDRAGNFRWIYSRGDVVESNENDQPIRAMGIMTDVTDRKRIEQELVNARIAAEDALHAKSQFLSSVSHELRTPLNGVLGYAQLLQRDTGIPLGSQEHLRAIESCGKHLLTLINDVLDLAKIESGNIDIVCRPNKLDDIVSNVSDIVAHRAKSKGLEFVVDLDPNLPVQVQVDEVKLRQVLVNLLDNAVKFTSSGKVVLKLHASPETKQLMFSVTDSGMGIPQEKLRDVFEPFRQVNPQDGKGTGLGLSICRRLVEAMGGNLNVSSEFGQGSCFYFDVPLLEIGASEYIDELVVEAADRAPKLLTETGQNPAIIVADDVAVNRHVLLSMLEDVTTDVREAVNGLEVIEHLKERTAQLVLMDLRMPEMDGMEATRVIKQEMGMKDVAIIMASATTDEEMMEEAVEVGCDGFLPKPISIGDLLKIVASTCGGQAQNPVVMPPPVVANVVPLSDFVLPKDQDLQDLSAAVDLGDVTRLRELLQQLRKRSPECDGFIDEAEEYLREFDFDKLARLLVQASHETSVNDA is encoded by the coding sequence ATGCGAACTAAGCGCAGTTTAGTACAGATTTATCTCCTCAGCCTAGTCGCATTGTCTGCGATTCCTTTGGCGATATTTGGCTATATCTGGATTGCTAAGGAATACGAAAGTTACACCGAGCAAAGCGAAGCGTGGCGAGACGCCTACGTGGAGTCTCGGCGTGAGCTGTTGCGTAGAGAAGTTGGCAAGGCCGTTGAGTATTTAGACTATAAGCATAAGCAGTTGAACCGACGGCTGTATAATGACTTGCGTCAGCAGGTCGCCGTGGGTATCACTCTCGTTGAAGATACCCGCAAAGAGTTTGTCGGCGAAAGTAAGGCTGAGCAGCTAACCCGTTTGCGGGCAACCATGGCCTCACTCAGATTCTCCGATAATAAGGGCTTCTTCTTTTTATTCGACGACCAAGGGCGAGCTTTGCTGCCGCCGATGGACGCCGCTGCTGAACAGCGAATGACAGACCGCGCGACGGTAGCTTCTTTTTCTAGCCAGATCAGGGCCGCGCTATCAAATAAAACATACGACTTTCTTGAATACCGATTTACCGATCAGAATAGCGACCTTACGCCAGAACGCAATTTTAGCTTTGTTTACTACTACAAGCCGCTGAACATTTATATGGGCGCCAGTATCTATCTCCGGGATGAACTCAATCGTCTAAAGAGCGAAGTCATTGAGCGGATCGCAGCGGTCCCCATCGACCCAGATAACTCGATATTGTTTGTGGTGGATAAAGACGGTCGGCAGCTGGTTAATGCCTATGATCCCAGTAACGTGGGTTCCTTTATGCCAGATATCGTCGATGTTAGTGCAAGGGTCGGCGGTGATGAGCAGAGCCTGTTTACTGAATTAAGCTGGCTGGACCGCGACGGTCAGAAAAAACCGGTTATCTCTTATATCCGCCGTTTCGAACCCTGGGGCTGGGTATTGGGTTCTGGTGTGTTTCTGGATGAACTTAACGTCAAACTCGCCGATGAACGCACCGCCCTTCAGGCCCGGGTTAAGGAGCATATTCTATTCATTGTTGTTATCGCGTTTGTGTTGATGATGTTCTCAACCATTGCGGCGCGTTGGTTGGCTAGGCGCAGCGCAGCTGGGTTTCATATCTTTCAGCAGTTCTTTGCTGATGCGAGCAAGAGTTCTACCGCAATAGAAGTGACGCGTCTGCCGTTTGCCGAGTTTCAGCGTTTAGCTGAAGACGCAAATTATATGGTTGAACAACGCACCGAAACCGAACGCGCTTTAAAGCTCAGTGAACGGCGTTTCCAACTGGCACTCGATGCAGCCCAAAACCATCTCTGGGACTTGGATTTACAGACCGGCTTGGTGACCGTTGGCGAGAGTTTTTTCCGTTTACTGGGATACGACGCCCCCTTTAAACCCTATCCCGTGGGTGCATTCAAAAATATTGCCTATGGCGATGATCTACAAATTATCGCCTCGGCGGTGGACAGCTGGCTGGGCTTGGCAACCGGCAATAGCGTTGAGTTCAGAGTAAAGGATCGCGCCGGTAATTTCCGCTGGATTTATAGTCGCGGCGACGTAGTTGAGAGCAATGAAAACGACCAGCCGATTCGCGCCATGGGTATTATGACCGACGTGACTGATCGCAAGCGGATTGAGCAAGAACTGGTCAACGCGCGCATTGCCGCCGAAGACGCCTTGCATGCAAAGAGCCAATTTTTATCCAGTGTCAGCCATGAATTGCGTACCCCCTTGAACGGCGTTTTGGGCTACGCGCAGCTATTGCAGCGCGATACCGGTATTCCCCTGGGTAGTCAGGAGCATTTGCGGGCGATAGAGAGCTGCGGCAAGCATTTGCTCACCTTAATAAATGATGTCTTGGATCTAGCGAAGATTGAAAGCGGTAATATAGATATTGTTTGCCGCCCCAATAAGCTCGACGATATCGTGTCTAATGTCAGCGATATTGTTGCCCATAGAGCGAAATCAAAAGGTCTAGAATTTGTTGTTGATCTCGATCCCAATTTACCCGTGCAGGTCCAAGTCGATGAGGTGAAGCTGCGTCAGGTCTTGGTTAATTTACTGGATAACGCGGTTAAATTTACCAGTAGCGGCAAGGTGGTTTTAAAACTGCATGCCTCACCTGAAACTAAGCAGCTAATGTTCTCAGTCACCGATAGTGGCATGGGTATTCCTCAGGAAAAGCTGCGCGACGTATTTGAACCCTTCCGGCAGGTAAATCCCCAAGACGGCAAAGGCACTGGCCTAGGTCTCTCTATTTGTCGACGCTTAGTTGAGGCGATGGGCGGTAATTTAAATGTCAGTAGCGAATTCGGGCAGGGTAGTTGTTTCTATTTTGACGTGCCTTTACTGGAGATTGGGGCAAGCGAATATATTGATGAACTGGTGGTAGAGGCCGCTGACCGCGCGCCCAAATTGCTGACGGAGACTGGTCAAAATCCAGCGATCATTGTTGCTGATGATGTTGCGGTAAATCGCCATGTCTTGCTGAGTATGCTTGAAGACGTTACCACTGATGTGCGGGAGGCAGTCAATGGTCTTGAAGTTATTGAGCACTTGAAAGAACGCACCGCGCAGCTGGTTTTAATGGACTTGCGTATGCCGGAGATGGACGGCATGGAAGCGACGCGGGTTATTAAACAAGAAATGGGTATGAAAGATGTCGCCATTATCATGGCCTCGGCAACAACGGATGAAGAGATGATGGAAGAGGCTGTGGAGGTCGGCTGTGATGGCTTTTTACCCAAGCCTATAAGCATAGGTGATTTACTTAAGATTGTTGCCTCTACCTGTGGCGGTCAAGCGCAGAATCCCGTCGTTATGCCCCCTCCTGTGGTGGCTAATGTGGTGCCCTTAAGTGATTTTGTATTGCCTAAAGATCAAGATTTACAGGACTTGAGTGCAGCGGTGGATCTTGGCGATGTCACGCGGCTGCGGGAGTTATTGCAGCAGCTGCGGAAGCGCAGTCCCGAGTGTGATGGCTTTATTGATGAAGCTGAAGAATATCTGCGTGAATTTGATTTCGATAAATTGGCTCGGCTATTGGTGCAGGCTTCGCACGAGACGAGCGTAAACGATGCCTGA
- a CDS encoding response regulator transcription factor, giving the protein MTIEATVYLVEDDEAVRDSLQMVLESVGHKVASYSRADAFLEDYSTEMAGCMVLDIRMPGMNGMELQRQLNTRHSILPIIFVTGHGDVPMAVDAMQRGAVDFVQKPYREEELLGKIQQAIAADTENRADLEEKHKIRAKLSDLTPRETQVMELMIEGKANKVIAYDLDISQRTVEIHRARVMEKMGVRSLAHLVRMVMAAEDTGTR; this is encoded by the coding sequence ATGACTATCGAAGCAACTGTGTACCTAGTAGAAGATGACGAAGCCGTGCGAGACTCCCTCCAAATGGTACTAGAATCAGTTGGCCACAAAGTGGCTAGTTACTCACGAGCGGACGCCTTTCTAGAAGATTACAGCACAGAGATGGCAGGTTGTATGGTGCTGGACATTCGTATGCCCGGCATGAATGGCATGGAACTGCAGCGCCAACTCAATACCCGACATTCTATTTTGCCTATTATCTTTGTCACCGGACATGGCGATGTGCCAATGGCTGTAGACGCCATGCAACGAGGTGCAGTGGACTTTGTGCAAAAGCCCTACCGAGAAGAAGAGTTATTAGGGAAAATTCAACAGGCCATCGCCGCTGACACCGAGAATCGTGCTGATCTGGAAGAGAAGCATAAAATTCGGGCTAAATTATCCGATCTTACCCCGCGCGAAACTCAAGTAATGGAACTCATGATCGAAGGCAAGGCAAACAAGGTCATCGCCTACGATCTTGATATCAGTCAGCGTACCGTAGAAATCCACCGAGCGCGCGTTATGGAGAAGATGGGAGTGCGCTCACTGGCCCACTTAGTACGCATGGTTATGGCTGCCGAAGACACTGGCACTCGCTAA
- a CDS encoding M48 family metallopeptidase codes for MLKALKSKRVTELRSQQYLQCRDQSIAITIIRSRRRRRKLSLQVGRSGVVLRAPFATVAADIDNMLARNRDWIYDRQQMLQVQQGEALRYESGEHHDYLGESLELSVAAGKGRPHVRLGDGMLHIDGDIKDAAQINRVLQQWYLRQAEQVFSTRLQFWAEQLPWVKDVPELRLRRMRSRWGSCSADGRICLNTHLIKADQRCIDYVIVHELCHLQEFNHSPRFYSLMTSAMPDWPQYKVELEAIGARLVRE; via the coding sequence ATGTTAAAAGCACTCAAGTCCAAACGTGTCACCGAGCTGCGGAGTCAGCAATATTTGCAGTGCCGCGATCAATCTATTGCCATCACTATTATTCGCAGCCGCCGCCGGCGCCGCAAATTGAGCTTGCAGGTAGGGCGCTCCGGTGTAGTTTTACGCGCGCCTTTTGCTACTGTTGCCGCTGATATTGACAATATGCTCGCCCGCAACCGAGATTGGATCTACGATCGCCAGCAAATGCTGCAGGTGCAACAGGGTGAGGCCCTGCGATACGAATCTGGCGAACACCACGACTACCTGGGTGAATCGCTGGAGCTAAGTGTGGCGGCCGGCAAGGGGCGCCCGCACGTGCGGTTAGGCGACGGTATGCTTCATATCGACGGTGACATAAAAGATGCTGCGCAGATAAATCGAGTTTTACAGCAATGGTATTTGCGACAGGCTGAGCAGGTTTTCTCGACGCGATTGCAATTTTGGGCTGAACAATTGCCGTGGGTAAAGGACGTGCCCGAGCTTAGACTAAGGCGTATGCGTTCGCGCTGGGGAAGTTGCTCGGCTGACGGTCGTATTTGTTTAAATACCCATTTGATCAAGGCCGACCAGCGCTGTATTGACTATGTGATTGTTCATGAGCTCTGCCACTTACAGGAGTTTAATCACAGCCCGCGATTTTACTCCCTCATGACGTCTGCTATGCCCGACTGGCCGCAATATAAGGTGGAGCTAGAGGCTATTGGCGCTCGTCTTGTGCGGGAATAG
- a CDS encoding YqcC family protein: protein MSDGLEVAAVLIDIEAELRQIGCWQAEAPPPSALRSEQPFAVDTLNFAQWLQFIFIPRMRFLIDQQQDLPRASGIAPMAEEYFSATQLPANGLMAALRAVDALLGSQQA, encoded by the coding sequence ATGAGTGACGGCCTTGAAGTTGCAGCGGTATTAATCGATATCGAGGCCGAGTTGCGTCAAATAGGATGTTGGCAAGCAGAGGCACCACCGCCATCAGCGCTGCGCAGCGAGCAGCCCTTTGCCGTGGATACGCTTAATTTTGCGCAGTGGCTGCAGTTTATCTTTATTCCGAGGATGCGATTTTTAATCGATCAGCAGCAGGACTTGCCGAGGGCCAGCGGCATTGCGCCCATGGCCGAAGAGTATTTTAGCGCTACGCAATTGCCTGCGAATGGTTTGATGGCTGCCTTGCGTGCGGTAGACGCCTTGCTGGGCAGCCAGCAAGCTTAG
- a CDS encoding TetR/AcrR family transcriptional regulator, translated as MPKLISKTNATQKPRLYRGSSGDQRRNERYEQLLSAGLSVIGSNGYAAASVRSICAEAGLTERYFYESFVNREALLAEVYKVQTHYLKDRMLAAVETSERNTEAFSRAGLKAFFDTLHQNPDIGRLLLFEILGVSDTIDELYYEAMEDFAVLIQTLTESLGQTDISDIPDEGMVYAGLVGAVLQIARRWALNNYREPVANVIESSLFLFIAATNYSATKTSG; from the coding sequence ATGCCCAAATTAATAAGTAAGACTAACGCCACCCAGAAGCCGCGCCTATACCGCGGCAGTAGCGGAGATCAGCGCCGCAACGAACGCTACGAGCAATTACTCAGCGCCGGCCTTAGCGTGATAGGCAGCAATGGTTACGCCGCCGCCAGTGTTCGCAGCATCTGCGCGGAAGCGGGCCTAACCGAGAGGTACTTTTATGAGTCCTTCGTCAATCGCGAGGCGCTATTAGCAGAAGTCTATAAAGTTCAGACGCACTATTTAAAAGATCGGATGCTCGCCGCCGTCGAAACCTCTGAACGCAATACTGAAGCATTTTCCCGCGCGGGCTTAAAAGCGTTTTTCGACACCCTCCACCAGAATCCTGACATTGGCCGCCTCTTGTTATTCGAGATTTTAGGCGTCAGCGACACTATCGATGAACTCTACTATGAGGCGATGGAAGACTTTGCGGTATTGATTCAGACCTTAACTGAATCCTTGGGGCAAACCGATATCTCAGACATACCCGATGAAGGTATGGTGTATGCGGGGCTAGTCGGCGCGGTATTGCAGATAGCCCGCCGCTGGGCATTAAACAATTACCGTGAGCCCGTGGCAAACGTCATTGAGAGCAGCTTATTTTTATTTATAGCTGCCACCAATTACAGCGCGACAAAGACGTCAGGGTAA